A genomic region of Melanotaenia boesemani isolate fMelBoe1 chromosome 13, fMelBoe1.pri, whole genome shotgun sequence contains the following coding sequences:
- the LOC121651110 gene encoding sterile alpha motif domain-containing protein 3-like: MAATLRVILGVDNSSKLILPSGIPGSVDRLKEEIQRQFGLTEDFRLQYRDAEFDNEYMNLTTTGDIKDKSTIKVIYTQNPAPSTVPTTASTAASTGTSSLFDSPSLPDTDILSSPDSSASCSSLRLRKWPLNFPIPEFSFGVQFQLERAQQEYVNNGTLLDPSPKLKSDILDMLASEIAKYKVYPSSADIDDVAEALIQKYPFLKETGSVTGCEGWKVSIRYKMANYRTTLRNIGCPEVAINTLQHKREREESPCRNKVKKARKAEVNFLPQYPAGETKESLEEERQALLMEVKKTNNDQIIKTKMDKTFAHRRREVIEEMPFIAEFKSRWPALFKVHEINAEFTRITTVPLLSTFMSSLDHYSDQLMKILRKKGGEPARRIAAVMSPIGQSSRIEVKRECILKALMIYLNEKPQNLIKEYLDVSVMEAEELEGIDLGIYKIIHEGAQLDDSLEDVGIIIEKCTVLQDLSDVASGCALLFGLIYCLNLSYPKPFRYLFEFFQKVLMGLDDKKLSTKIQVLKNKLCQKEMQ; this comes from the exons ATGGCTGCTACTTTGAGGGTGATACTTGGAGTGGACAATTCATCCAAGTTGATTCTTCCTTCCGGAATCCCTGGTTCAGTGGACAggttaaaagaagaaatacaaAGACAGTTTGGATTGACCGAAGATTTCAGGTTGCAATATAGAGATGCTGAGTTTGACAATGAATACATGAACCTTACCACAACTGGGGACATTAAAGACAAGAGCACAATCAAAGTAATTTACACACAAAACCCGGCGCCCTCCACTGTGCCCACCACAGCTTCCACAGCTGCCTCCACAGGAACATCTTCACTGTTTGATTCACCATCCTTGCCAGACACTGACATCCTTTCCTCTCCAGACTCCAGTGCCTCATGTTCATCTCTTCGCTTGCGGAAATGGCCCTTAAACTTTCCAATACCAGAGTTTAGTTTTGGTGTGCAGTTTCAGTTAGAGAGAGCCCAACAAGAATATGTAAACAATGGGACTCTCTTAGACCCGAGCCCAAAACTCAAATCTGACATATTAGATATGTTGGCCTCAGAAATTGCAAAATACAAAGTTTATCCCTCAAGTGCAGATATTGATGATGTTGCTGAAGCATTAATACAAAAATATCCCTTTCTCAAAGAGACTGGATCTGTGACAGGCTGTGAAGGCTGGAAAGTAAGCATCAGATACAAAATGGCCAATTATCGTACCACGCTGAGAAACATAGGGTGCCCAGAGGTGGCAATAAACACTCTACAACACAAGAGAGAACGAGAGGAGAGTCCATGtcgaaacaaagtaaaaaaagcaCGGAAAGCGGAAGTGAACTTCTTACCGCAATACCCTGCAGGAGAAACAAAGGAAAGTCTGGAGGAAGAACGGCAAGCACTACTGATGGAggtgaagaaaacaaacaatgatcaaataatcaaaacaaagatGGATAAGACGTTTGCACACCGAAGAAGAGAGGTGATTGAAGAGATGCCGTTCATTGCGGAGTTCAAGAGCAGATGGCCTGCCCTCTTCAAAGTACATGAG ATCAATGCGGAGTTCACCCGAATCACCACCGTTCCACTGCTGTCCACATTCATGAGCAGTCTCGACCACTACTCTGACCAGCTGATGAAGATTTTACGGAAAAAAGGAGGGGAACCAGCACGGCGGATTGCTGCAGTGATGTCTCCAATTGGACAG AGTTCCCGCATCGAAGTGAAGCGTGAATGCATCCTTAAAGCGCTCATGATATACCTGAATGAGAAGCCTCAAAACCTCATCAAAGAGTATCtg GATGTCAGCGTGATGGAAGCCGAAGAGCTCGAGGGGATTGATTTgggcatttataaaataatccaCGAAGGAGCACAGCTAGATGACTCCCTTGAAGATGTTGGCATCATCATCGAAAAGTGCACCGTCTTGCAGGATCTTAGTGATGTGGCGAGCGGGTGTGCACTTTTGTTTGGGCTAATTTACTGCCTCAATCTGAGCTACCCAAAGCCATTTCGTTACTTATTTGAGTTCTTTCAGAAAGTGCTCATGGGACTGGATGATAAGAAACTGTCTACCAAAATACAAGTCCTGAAGAACAAACTCTGCCAAAAGGAGATGCAATGA